From Caminibacter mediatlanticus TB-2, the proteins below share one genomic window:
- a CDS encoding carbon-nitrogen hydrolase family protein, giving the protein MKSEKLKVEVVNFKTSIDYEYNLKQVIKIITNSSADFLLFPEVCLTGFDYKNFKKANEFSKFAINELKKLNRAFALTIIEDNKNYFYFFDKKKVIHKRAKYNLFGEEKEHFVVGEKPDIFEWRGLKIANLICFELRFIEYWEKFKGADLILVPARWGKERIEHFKTLNKALALSTQSQVICCNSANEKSYGAILDGWGEGVEVTSFSGITQLDLEKNNKIRKKLDIGIK; this is encoded by the coding sequence ATGAAAAGTGAAAAGTTAAAAGTTGAAGTTGTAAATTTTAAAACTTCAATTGATTATGAATATAACTTAAAGCAGGTAATTAAAATAATTACTAATTCTTCTGCTGATTTTCTTCTTTTTCCAGAAGTTTGCTTAACAGGATTTGATTATAAAAACTTTAAAAAAGCAAATGAATTTAGCAAATTTGCTATTAATGAGCTTAAAAAGTTAAATAGGGCTTTTGCCTTAACTATTATTGAGGATAATAAAAATTATTTTTATTTTTTTGATAAGAAAAAAGTTATTCATAAAAGAGCTAAATATAATCTTTTTGGAGAGGAAAAAGAGCATTTTGTAGTTGGAGAAAAACCTGATATATTTGAATGGAGAGGTTTAAAAATTGCTAATTTAATATGTTTTGAATTAAGATTTATTGAATATTGGGAAAAATTTAAAGGAGCTGATTTAATTTTAGTACCTGCAAGATGGGGAAAAGAGAGAATTGAGCATTTTAAAACATTAAATAAAGCATTAGCATTATCTACTCAATCACAAGTTATATGTTGTAATAGTGCAAATGAAAAAAGTTATGGAGCTATTTTAGATGGATGGGGAGAAGGAGTTGAAGTAACTTCATTTA
- the purB gene encoding adenylosuccinate lyase: MVERYAREEMKKLWDMNAKYSAWLEVEKAAVKAWNKLGLIPDEDAKKIIENAKFDIDRINEIEKETKHDVIAFLTSVAESLGEESRWVHYGMTSSDTIDTAVALQMRDSLKIIIDDVKMVMESIKKRAYEHKYTLMVGRSHGIHGEPITFGLVLSIWYDEMKRHLKNLEETLEVISVGKISGAMGNFAHAPIELEELTCKFLGLKPAPISNQVIQRDRYARLASALGLLASTVEKIAVNIRHFQRTEVYEAEEYFSKGQKGSSAMPHKRNPVLSENITGLARIIRSYTIPAMENVALWHERDISHSSTERFWLPDAFITTDFMLHRLNNIISNLVVYPENMMKNLNLTGGLVFSQRVLLELPKRGISREDAYKIVQRNAMKVWEELQKGKAPINEKGESLFLENLLKDEDLKKVMKEDEIKNLFDYNYYTRNVDKIYKRVYGDSEK; the protein is encoded by the coding sequence ATGGTTGAGAGATATGCAAGAGAAGAGATGAAGAAACTTTGGGATATGAATGCTAAATATTCAGCTTGGCTTGAAGTTGAAAAAGCAGCTGTTAAAGCTTGGAATAAACTTGGTTTAATTCCTGATGAAGATGCTAAAAAAATTATAGAAAATGCAAAGTTTGATATTGATAGAATTAATGAGATAGAAAAAGAGACAAAACATGATGTTATTGCATTTTTAACAAGTGTTGCTGAGTCTCTTGGTGAAGAATCAAGATGGGTTCATTATGGAATGACTTCAAGTGATACAATTGATACGGCAGTAGCTCTTCAAATGAGAGATTCTTTAAAAATAATTATTGATGATGTTAAGATGGTGATGGAAAGCATTAAAAAAAGAGCTTATGAGCATAAATATACATTAATGGTTGGAAGAAGTCACGGAATTCATGGAGAACCTATTACTTTTGGACTTGTTTTATCAATTTGGTATGATGAAATGAAAAGACATTTAAAAAATCTTGAAGAAACACTTGAAGTTATAAGTGTTGGTAAAATTAGTGGGGCTATGGGTAATTTTGCACACGCACCAATTGAGCTTGAAGAGTTAACTTGTAAATTTTTAGGTCTAAAACCTGCACCAATTTCAAATCAAGTCATTCAAAGAGATAGATATGCAAGACTTGCATCTGCACTTGGACTTCTTGCAAGTACAGTTGAAAAAATAGCTGTAAATATTAGACATTTTCAACGCACAGAAGTATATGAAGCAGAGGAATATTTCAGTAAAGGTCAAAAAGGAAGCTCTGCGATGCCACATAAAAGAAATCCTGTTTTAAGCGAAAATATAACAGGACTTGCAAGAATTATTAGGAGTTATACAATTCCTGCTATGGAAAATGTAGCCTTATGGCATGAAAGAGATATTTCTCATAGCTCAACGGAGAGATTTTGGCTTCCAGATGCATTTATTACAACTGATTTTATGCTTCATAGACTAAATAATATTATTTCCAATCTTGTAGTCTATCCAGAAAATATGATGAAAAACTTAAATCTTACAGGTGGGCTTGTATTTTCTCAAAGAGTTTTACTTGAACTTCCAAAAAGAGGAATAAGTAGAGAGGATGCATATAAAATTGTCCAAAGAAATGCTATGAAAGTTTGGGAAGAATTACAAAAAGGAAAAGCACCAATTAATGAAAAAGGTGAGAGTTTATTTTTAGAAAATCTACTTAAAGATGAAGATTTAAAAAAAGTTATGAAAGAAGATGAAATTAAAAACCTTTTTGATTATAACTACTATACAAGAAATGTAGATAAAATTTATAAAAGAGTTTATGGAGATAGTGAGAAGTAA
- the tatB gene encoding Sec-independent protein translocase protein TatB, whose translation MLDIGSTEFLFIIIIAIIVLGPDKLPEALKNLGKFIGKIKRMWRDATEDIRKEIELEEMKEEMKKYKEELQKLQQQVNKDTSEINKGLTSLDDLTAMGNSRNFKDMIK comes from the coding sequence ATGCTTGATATAGGCTCAACAGAATTTTTGTTTATTATTATTATTGCTATAATAGTCCTTGGTCCTGATAAACTTCCAGAAGCACTAAAAAATCTTGGTAAATTTATAGGAAAAATCAAAAGAATGTGGAGAGATGCTACTGAAGATATTAGAAAAGAGATTGAACTTGAAGAAATGAAAGAGGAGATGAAAAAATATAAAGAAGAACTCCAAAAACTTCAACAACAAGTTAATAAAGATACAAGCGAAATAAATAAAGGTTTAACTTCTCTTGATGATTTAACTGCAATGGGAAATAGTAGGAATTTTAAGGATATGATTAAATAA
- a CDS encoding RluA family pseudouridine synthase codes for MGFVVKEFEIKNEKVLDFLVKKLGFNLREAKRAIDRGRVSINGKRVTQKSFKASGILKCIVFEPNGYGLKPIFETDHFAIFDKPSGVAIHPKKLANTKSLLDDVRLLYGNDANLVHRLDKETSGLVIASKNKFAESILKQAFQNKEIQKKYLALIKGHLDKEITIKKPIAVNKDENIKVKVIISDEGKESITLVKPIKKIGKNTLVECIPLTGRQHQIRIHLYSIGHPIVGDPLYGVDNEFADRYLKKLVDENERIQKTGANRLMLHAYKLEFEFMNNKYIIKSNSFEIAKLT; via the coding sequence ATGGGATTTGTAGTTAAAGAATTTGAAATAAAAAATGAAAAAGTATTAGACTTTTTAGTTAAAAAATTAGGATTTAATCTAAGAGAAGCAAAAAGGGCTATTGATAGAGGAAGAGTTAGCATCAATGGCAAAAGAGTAACTCAAAAAAGTTTTAAAGCAAGCGGTATTTTAAAATGTATTGTATTTGAACCAAACGGATATGGATTAAAACCTATTTTTGAAACAGACCATTTTGCAATTTTTGATAAACCAAGTGGTGTAGCAATTCATCCTAAAAAATTAGCTAATACAAAAAGTTTGCTTGATGATGTAAGACTTTTATATGGAAATGATGCAAATTTGGTCCATAGACTTGATAAAGAGACAAGTGGTCTTGTAATTGCTTCTAAAAATAAATTTGCTGAAAGTATTTTAAAACAAGCTTTTCAAAATAAAGAAATTCAAAAGAAATATTTAGCTTTAATCAAAGGTCATTTAGATAAAGAAATAACTATTAAAAAACCAATTGCTGTTAATAAAGATGAGAATATAAAAGTAAAAGTAATTATCTCGGATGAAGGAAAAGAGTCTATTACATTAGTAAAACCAATTAAAAAAATAGGGAAAAATACTCTTGTTGAATGTATTCCTTTAACAGGAAGACAACATCAAATCAGAATTCATTTATATAGTATAGGTCATCCTATTGTAGGAGACCCTTTATATGGAGTTGATAATGAGTTTGCAGACAGATATTTAAAAAAATTAGTTGATGAAAATGAAAGAATTCAAAAAACAGGGGCAAACAGACTTATGCTTCATGCATATAAATTAGAATTTGAATTTATGAATAACAAATATATAATAAAAAGTAATAGTTTTGAAATAGCAAAATTAACATAA
- a CDS encoding primase-helicase family protein produces MNFNDIVNQVTNEIISKTDENIDNNEAKNNENNENVTQIKPQIDLEVIDIDKRGNYLNWENNWLISDKEILQELNKKGYTLFIDEKGNLSYLDLENKPVKVEKPNIKFSSELGKSVSFFKQNEESIKPYDLISIIGKEFNTRVNKVFIKRNGKYLLNLFRPTKYMNITSYSNEPTTILKLIKHLVNYDDEKYNYFLNWLAYFFQTFQKPQTAIVLKGLQGAGKGILFDLIISKLFGEEQVSTIDDKALNSNFLLSLFANKLFIVFEETGQGEVKSNKKIKNLIKQIITNKTITLEEKNKVRKKVNLYGACLFFTNEGKFLEIEPNDRRFSVFLTGDPLHWESINFLGFGSYNKLKEAILSELDDFAGYLYTYPVNPNIANKPLETPEKQAVINATSTRYREFYEAIKRKDIEFFTPLLELDDINANVLYKELQENFKKGIIKRSELVKVFNYMYDSNLTSHQLKKELAVIDPYFYENVKTIKGNKYIILF; encoded by the coding sequence ATGAACTTTAATGATATTGTTAATCAAGTTACTAATGAAATTATATCGAAAACAGATGAAAATATTGATAATAATGAAGCTAAAAATAATGAAAATAACGAAAATGTTACTCAAATAAAACCTCAAATAGATTTAGAGGTAATTGATATAGATAAAAGAGGAAATTATCTTAATTGGGAAAATAATTGGCTTATTAGTGATAAAGAAATTTTACAAGAGCTTAATAAGAAAGGTTATACTCTTTTTATTGATGAGAAAGGAAATTTATCATATTTAGATTTAGAAAATAAGCCAGTAAAAGTGGAAAAGCCAAATATAAAATTCAGTAGTGAATTAGGTAAAAGTGTATCATTTTTTAAGCAAAATGAAGAGAGTATAAAGCCTTATGATTTAATATCTATTATTGGGAAAGAATTTAACACAAGAGTAAATAAAGTATTTATAAAAAGAAATGGTAAATATCTGCTTAATCTATTTAGACCAACTAAATATATGAATATAACAAGTTATTCTAATGAGCCAACTACAATATTAAAACTAATTAAGCATTTAGTAAATTACGATGATGAAAAATATAACTATTTTCTTAATTGGCTTGCTTATTTTTTTCAAACATTTCAAAAGCCACAGACAGCAATTGTTTTAAAAGGCTTACAAGGCGCAGGAAAAGGAATTTTATTTGATTTAATTATTTCAAAATTATTTGGAGAAGAACAGGTATCAACAATTGATGATAAAGCATTAAATAGCAATTTTTTACTATCATTATTTGCGAATAAGTTATTTATCGTATTTGAAGAAACAGGACAGGGGGAAGTTAAAAGTAATAAAAAAATAAAAAATCTCATTAAGCAAATAATTACTAATAAAACTATTACATTAGAAGAAAAAAATAAAGTTAGAAAAAAAGTTAATTTATATGGAGCTTGCTTATTTTTTACGAATGAGGGTAAATTTTTAGAGATTGAGCCAAATGATAGGAGATTTTCAGTATTTTTAACAGGTGACCCACTTCATTGGGAGAGTATAAACTTTTTAGGATTTGGTAGTTACAATAAATTAAAAGAAGCTATTTTAAGTGAGCTTGATGATTTTGCAGGTTATTTATATACCTATCCAGTAAATCCAAATATAGCAAATAAGCCATTAGAAACACCAGAAAAACAAGCAGTAATAAATGCTACTTCAACAAGATACAGGGAATTTTATGAAGCCATTAAAAGAAAAGACATCGAATTTTTTACACCTTTATTAGAACTTGATGATATTAATGCAAATGTTTTATATAAAGAACTTCAAGAGAATTTTAAAAAAGGAATAATTAAAAGGTCAGAATTAGTAAAAGTTTTTAATTATATGTATGATAGTAATTTAACATCTCATCAGCTAAAAAAAGAATTAGCAGTGATTGACCCTTACTTTTATGAAAATGTTAAAACTATAAAAGGCAATAAGTATATAATTCTTTTTTAA